From one Paenibacillus terrae HPL-003 genomic stretch:
- a CDS encoding FecCD family ABC transporter permease: MSSAGKVAWGFTTIILLLTAGLVLSVTFAVMLGPVAVAPGTVWRIALSHLPWLDQWIPVTWTSPEQYIVWEIRFPRVLLGVVVGAGLAVTGAAIQALIRNSLADPYILGVSSGASVTGTLVIVFGAFGFLGRLALPLSAFIGSLAAMLMVFALARVAGRISTTRLLLAGVAVSMMLSAVTNFIVTMAPNEKGIRDAMYWMMGSLAGAQWDTLLIPSLIISAGTAILLTRYRSLNALLTGEEVAVTLGVNVQAFRVLLVVVASLLTGAVVSVSGSIGFVGLMIPHIVRLMVGSDHRRVLPVSLLAGAIFVVWADVCARLVLAPQELPIGIVTAICGGPFFVWLLRRSSYAFGGEK; the protein is encoded by the coding sequence ATGAGCAGTGCTGGAAAGGTTGCTTGGGGATTTACAACGATTATTCTACTGCTGACTGCCGGGTTGGTGCTGTCGGTCACATTCGCGGTCATGCTAGGCCCCGTGGCCGTCGCACCGGGAACAGTATGGCGAATTGCGCTGTCCCATCTTCCCTGGCTGGATCAATGGATACCTGTGACATGGACAAGTCCAGAGCAATATATCGTCTGGGAAATCCGCTTTCCGCGCGTGCTGCTAGGTGTCGTCGTAGGAGCAGGACTTGCTGTTACAGGTGCGGCTATTCAGGCCTTAATTCGTAATTCGTTAGCTGATCCCTATATCTTAGGAGTCTCGTCCGGGGCTTCGGTGACAGGGACGCTGGTGATTGTGTTTGGAGCTTTCGGATTCCTGGGCCGACTTGCGCTGCCTTTATCTGCTTTTATAGGTTCGCTTGCTGCGATGCTCATGGTATTCGCATTGGCTCGTGTGGCTGGACGCATATCGACGACCCGCTTACTGCTGGCAGGGGTGGCGGTGTCCATGATGCTGTCTGCTGTGACCAACTTTATCGTCACTATGGCCCCGAATGAAAAAGGCATTCGTGACGCGATGTATTGGATGATGGGAAGTCTGGCAGGCGCTCAATGGGATACGCTTCTCATACCAAGCCTCATTATATCGGCTGGAACAGCTATCCTACTTACCCGATATCGATCGCTAAATGCTTTACTAACGGGTGAAGAGGTCGCCGTAACGCTCGGTGTGAACGTACAGGCGTTCCGCGTATTACTGGTTGTCGTGGCTTCTCTTTTAACTGGGGCAGTCGTATCGGTCAGTGGCTCGATTGGCTTTGTCGGGCTTATGATTCCGCACATCGTCAGGCTGATGGTGGGATCGGATCATCGACGTGTGCTACCCGTCAGCTTGTTGGCGGGAGCTATCTTTGTCGTGTGGGCAGACGTATGTGCCCGGCTCGTGCTGGCTCCACAGGAGCTGCCAATAGGTATTGTGACGGCTATATGCGGGGGACCCTTCT